In one window of Flavobacterium ginsengisoli DNA:
- a CDS encoding PBP1 and LysM peptidoglycan-binding domain-containing protein — MKYYLTVLSLVFFITSSAFSQEKVVKYKVSSGETINQIAQKFKVTPYDIYQLNPDARTGLVPNSVLLIPTKTGEAKKEVSETKTPTASGKEIIHEVQPKETFYSIEHKYGISDEALKAANPFLEKTGVQIGQKLVIPAKGSTPKTAEKPVKEKGAEKYVYHDVQPKETKFGIAKQYNITVDELEKRNPDIVNSLPVGYRLTIKGTAPKTESTPAEPAKAVESKKSAETSKKAVTYMEYQVKPKETFYSLGRVFHLTQDELVALNPSLSEGVKEGMVLKVPAGYIAPVPIVAAQVPDKPADSSVYKPVENTGGGIKIVDKVKSTENENVEIVELTKKKGLNERKKVVLLLPFNLAKVQSDTSGTANRIKNDKFLNMTLDFYAGAMMAIDSAKTLKLPIDVAIYDSQETKTTSNVVGLTPKLQDADAVIGPFYQSNAETTANMLRSYDVPVISPLSKDSANPIDNLYQTIPSNDVIRNSIFDYMRSKNGNIVAVVDKKKESVINYIKQNQKGVAFASLTETGGLDVANLKSLLIPNRLNYVVMETGNTAMVKATIKALLDSQKTCQVQLVILEPNSTLDTDEISFDNLVKLKLMYPSVTRESDEQPVLIYEKQYRLKNKANPTTYATRGFDVTFDTMMRLSQGKTFQETADMMTTQQVDNKFQYYRKEDGGHANKGVYILYYDSDLTLKVAN, encoded by the coding sequence ATGAAATATTATTTAACAGTATTGTCTCTTGTATTTTTTATAACTTCAAGCGCATTTTCGCAAGAAAAAGTGGTTAAGTATAAAGTGTCAAGCGGTGAGACAATTAATCAGATTGCACAAAAATTTAAGGTAACACCTTACGATATTTACCAGCTCAATCCAGATGCTAGAACAGGATTGGTGCCAAACTCTGTGCTGTTGATTCCAACAAAAACAGGGGAAGCAAAAAAAGAAGTTTCTGAAACTAAAACTCCTACAGCTTCAGGAAAAGAAATAATCCATGAAGTGCAACCTAAAGAAACCTTTTACAGCATTGAGCATAAGTACGGAATTTCAGATGAAGCTTTAAAAGCGGCAAATCCATTTTTAGAAAAAACGGGTGTTCAAATCGGACAAAAATTGGTTATTCCTGCAAAAGGCTCTACGCCAAAAACAGCAGAAAAACCAGTTAAAGAAAAAGGTGCTGAAAAATATGTATATCACGATGTACAGCCAAAAGAAACAAAATTTGGTATTGCAAAACAGTACAATATAACTGTTGATGAATTGGAAAAAAGAAATCCAGATATTGTTAATAGCTTGCCAGTTGGCTACAGATTAACCATAAAAGGAACAGCTCCTAAAACAGAATCTACTCCTGCAGAACCTGCAAAAGCTGTAGAAAGTAAAAAGTCTGCTGAGACTTCTAAAAAAGCAGTTACTTACATGGAATATCAAGTAAAGCCAAAAGAAACTTTTTATAGTTTGGGAAGGGTTTTTCATTTAACACAAGATGAATTAGTAGCCTTAAATCCGTCACTTTCTGAAGGTGTAAAAGAAGGAATGGTTTTGAAAGTTCCTGCTGGATATATTGCTCCAGTTCCAATTGTTGCGGCTCAAGTACCGGATAAACCAGCTGATTCTTCAGTGTACAAACCGGTTGAAAATACGGGAGGAGGAATTAAAATTGTTGATAAAGTAAAATCGACTGAAAATGAAAACGTAGAAATTGTAGAATTGACCAAAAAGAAAGGGCTTAATGAGCGTAAAAAAGTAGTTCTATTGCTTCCGTTTAATTTGGCTAAAGTTCAAAGTGATACTTCTGGAACAGCGAACAGAATTAAAAACGATAAGTTCTTAAACATGACTCTAGATTTTTATGCTGGAGCTATGATGGCGATTGATTCTGCAAAAACATTGAAACTTCCAATTGATGTTGCTATTTACGATTCGCAAGAAACTAAAACAACTTCTAATGTTGTAGGCTTAACTCCGAAATTGCAAGATGCAGATGCTGTAATTGGGCCATTTTACCAAAGTAATGCAGAAACGACAGCAAACATGTTGCGTTCATACGATGTTCCGGTAATTTCGCCTTTATCAAAAGATAGCGCCAATCCGATTGACAATTTGTATCAAACAATACCTTCAAATGACGTGATCAGAAATTCTATTTTTGATTATATGCGTTCTAAAAACGGTAATATTGTTGCGGTAGTAGATAAGAAAAAAGAATCGGTTATTAATTACATCAAACAAAACCAAAAAGGAGTTGCATTTGCTTCTTTAACAGAAACTGGTGGTTTGGATGTAGCTAATTTAAAAAGCTTATTGATTCCTAATCGATTGAATTATGTGGTAATGGAAACAGGTAATACTGCAATGGTTAAAGCCACTATAAAAGCTTTACTTGATTCTCAGAAAACATGCCAAGTTCAATTGGTAATTTTGGAACCAAACAGCACATTAGATACAGACGAAATTAGTTTTGATAATTTGGTAAAATTGAAATTAATGTATCCTTCTGTAACTCGTGAAAGTGATGAACAACCCGTTTTAATTTATGAAAAGCAGTATCGTCTAAAAAACAAAGCAAATCCGACAACTTATGCAACAAGAGGATTTGACGTTACATTTGACACGATGATGCGTTTGTCTCAAGGAAAAACATTCCAAGAAACTGCTGATATGATGACGACTCAGCAAGTAGATAATAAATTTCAATATTATAGAAAAGAAGATGGCGGACACGCTAATAAAGGCGTTTACATCTTATATTATGATAGTGACTTAACTTTAAAAGTAGCAAATTAA
- a CDS encoding M1 family metallopeptidase, producing MKNHFLKYTFLGLVVLMSPKIEAQNKAEKVDELSIYRATPLKTHDLIHTKLEVSFDYGKRYLYGKEWITLKPHFYETDSLKLDAKGMDFKEIAIIDGKKSIPLQYKYDNEELSIALNRKYKSTEKYTIFINYTAKPAELKSKAGESITNSNGLYFINPDGKGDKPTQIWTQGETEASSCWFPTIDKPNQKTTSELAMTVEAKYTTLSNGKLTSQKVNKDGTRTDIWKMEQPNAPYLFMMAVGDFKIYKDSYNGKEVSYYLEPKYAPYAKQIFYKTPDMMNFYSKMLGVEYPWAKYSQIVVKDYFGGAMENTSATVHGEYVQKTERELLDDNQESTIAHELFHQWFGDYVTAESWSNLTMNESFATFGEVLWHGHDAGQDGEDRSRYEKLQNYLRSQKNGDSPILARFHYRNADDMFDNISYSKGSIILYAMKNQMGDEAFFKGLNHYLTTNAYKSGEPHQLRLSMEEVTGKDWLPYFEQWYYNAGSPILDVTYKYANGKVTITVSQSQDSSVQTFTLPLKVDFYVNGTKIRKDILIDKRQQSFSFDLPSKPEFIDLDPDKILVGEVNVDKKTVADYLFQYKNAPSYYNRIEAIKFASKDRSQESQLILLEGLKDPQEDLRVLSIKAIDLNEKQNKDQVLKMLLDIAKNDKKTIARANAIVKLASTGDASYKALMDESIKEQSYNVIAAGLTGLTKYAPAEADKALASLDDDTKKHVTPLMKRFSSQK from the coding sequence ATGAAAAACCATTTTTTAAAATATACTTTTTTGGGTCTTGTCGTTTTGATGAGTCCAAAAATTGAGGCACAAAACAAAGCAGAAAAGGTTGATGAATTATCCATTTACCGCGCTACTCCTTTAAAAACACACGATTTAATTCATACTAAATTGGAAGTTTCTTTCGATTACGGAAAACGTTATTTGTATGGAAAAGAATGGATTACTTTAAAACCTCATTTCTACGAAACTGATTCGCTTAAGTTGGATGCAAAAGGAATGGATTTTAAAGAAATTGCTATTATTGACGGAAAAAAAAGTATTCCGTTGCAATACAAATACGATAACGAAGAACTTTCAATCGCTTTAAACAGAAAATATAAAAGCACAGAAAAGTACACAATTTTTATCAATTACACCGCAAAACCAGCAGAACTGAAAAGCAAAGCTGGCGAATCGATTACCAACTCAAACGGATTATATTTTATTAATCCTGATGGGAAAGGTGACAAACCAACGCAAATTTGGACGCAAGGCGAAACAGAAGCTTCTTCTTGTTGGTTCCCAACAATCGACAAACCAAATCAGAAAACAACTTCTGAACTTGCGATGACTGTTGAGGCAAAATATACTACGCTTTCAAACGGTAAATTAACCTCGCAAAAAGTAAATAAAGACGGGACAAGAACGGATATCTGGAAAATGGAACAGCCAAATGCACCTTATTTGTTTATGATGGCCGTTGGTGATTTTAAAATCTATAAAGATTCATATAACGGTAAAGAAGTCAGCTATTATTTAGAGCCGAAATATGCGCCATATGCCAAACAGATTTTTTATAAAACGCCAGATATGATGAATTTTTACAGCAAAATGCTTGGCGTAGAATATCCTTGGGCAAAGTATTCGCAAATTGTAGTGAAAGACTATTTTGGAGGTGCTATGGAAAATACTTCTGCAACCGTTCATGGCGAATATGTACAAAAAACAGAACGAGAATTATTAGATGATAATCAAGAAAGCACCATTGCTCACGAGCTTTTCCACCAATGGTTTGGAGATTATGTAACGGCTGAATCGTGGTCGAACTTAACCATGAATGAATCGTTTGCCACTTTTGGAGAAGTTTTATGGCATGGTCATGATGCTGGACAAGATGGTGAAGACAGATCACGTTATGAAAAATTGCAGAATTATTTACGTTCTCAAAAAAATGGTGACAGCCCTATTTTAGCACGTTTTCATTACAGAAACGCAGATGATATGTTTGATAATATCAGCTATTCTAAAGGTTCAATTATTTTATATGCCATGAAAAATCAAATGGGTGATGAAGCCTTTTTTAAAGGACTAAATCATTATTTAACAACAAATGCATATAAATCTGGAGAACCACACCAACTGCGTTTGTCTATGGAAGAAGTGACTGGAAAAGACTGGCTGCCTTATTTTGAACAATGGTATTACAATGCTGGAAGTCCGATTCTGGATGTAACTTACAAATATGCAAATGGAAAAGTTACCATTACAGTAAGTCAATCTCAAGATAGTTCGGTGCAAACCTTTACACTGCCTTTAAAAGTTGATTTTTACGTAAACGGAACTAAAATCAGAAAGGATATTTTAATTGATAAAAGACAACAAAGTTTCAGTTTTGATCTTCCTTCAAAACCTGAATTTATCGACTTAGATCCAGATAAAATCTTAGTTGGAGAAGTGAATGTCGATAAAAAAACGGTCGCTGATTATCTTTTTCAGTATAAAAATGCGCCATCGTATTATAACCGAATTGAAGCTATAAAATTTGCTTCAAAAGACAGAAGTCAGGAGTCACAGCTTATTTTACTAGAAGGCTTAAAAGATCCTCAAGAAGACTTAAGAGTATTGAGTATCAAAGCAATTGATTTAAATGAAAAACAAAACAAAGATCAAGTTTTAAAAATGCTTCTTGATATTGCTAAAAACGACAAAAAAACAATCGCAAGAGCAAATGCTATTGTAAAATTAGCTTCTACAGGCGATGCTTCTTATAAAGCATTGATGGACGAAAGCATTAAAGAACAATCATACAACGTAATTGCTGCGGGATTAACAGGATTAACAAAATATGCACCAGCCGAAGCAGATAAAGCATTGGCTTCATTAGATGACGATACCAAAAAACATGTAACGCCATTAATGAAAAGATTTAGTAGTCAAAAATAA
- a CDS encoding Gfo/Idh/MocA family protein, which translates to MKISFLKPITILFLLFGWTIASAQMIKTKTPARAKGQQDVLRMAADPIPTVRVAFIGLGMRGPGAVERMTHIPGVEIVALCDMTQENTAKSNEILTKAGFPKAQEFYGDENAWRKVTVLPNVDLVYVATDWKHHALIGVQAMKDGKHVAIEVPGALTMKEIWELIDTSEKTRKHCMQLENCVYDFFELTTLNMAQQGVFGEILHAEGSYIHGLQPFWGEYWNNWRMDYNIKHRGDVYATHGMGPACQALNIHRGDKMNFLVSMDTKAVGNPAYIKEKSGQEIKDFRNGDHTMTMIRTENGKTIQIQHDVTSPRPYSRMYQLSGTKGFANKYPLEGYALDGKELGDDVKPNHEKLSAHSFVPEEVKKALMEKYKHPIAKGIEEQAKKVGGHGGMDFIMDYRLIHCLQKGLPLDMDVYDLAEWSCLGPLTEISLDNGSAPVEIPDFTRGGWNKLKKLEFSE; encoded by the coding sequence ATGAAAATTAGCTTCTTAAAACCTATAACAATCCTTTTTCTTTTGTTCGGATGGACAATTGCATCCGCGCAAATGATTAAGACTAAAACTCCTGCACGTGCAAAAGGACAGCAAGATGTATTGAGAATGGCCGCAGATCCAATTCCAACCGTTCGTGTTGCTTTCATCGGACTTGGAATGCGTGGGCCTGGCGCGGTAGAACGTATGACACATATTCCGGGTGTAGAAATTGTAGCGTTGTGCGACATGACTCAAGAAAATACTGCAAAGTCGAATGAGATTTTAACGAAAGCTGGTTTTCCAAAAGCACAAGAATTCTACGGTGACGAAAATGCTTGGAGAAAAGTAACGGTCTTGCCAAACGTAGATTTAGTATACGTTGCTACAGACTGGAAACATCACGCTCTAATTGGAGTTCAGGCTATGAAAGACGGAAAACATGTTGCAATAGAAGTTCCTGGCGCTTTGACCATGAAAGAAATTTGGGAACTGATCGACACTTCTGAAAAAACGAGAAAACATTGTATGCAATTGGAAAACTGCGTTTATGATTTCTTTGAATTAACAACATTAAACATGGCACAACAAGGTGTTTTTGGCGAAATTCTACATGCTGAAGGTTCTTATATTCATGGTTTACAGCCATTTTGGGGAGAATACTGGAACAACTGGAGAATGGACTACAACATCAAACACCGCGGTGATGTTTATGCGACACACGGTATGGGGCCTGCGTGTCAGGCACTAAATATTCACCGTGGTGACAAAATGAATTTCTTGGTTTCTATGGATACAAAAGCCGTAGGAAATCCTGCTTACATTAAAGAAAAATCAGGACAAGAAATTAAAGATTTTAGAAATGGTGATCATACCATGACGATGATTCGTACCGAAAACGGAAAAACAATCCAAATTCAGCACGATGTGACGTCTCCTCGTCCCTACAGCAGAATGTATCAGTTAAGTGGTACAAAAGGTTTTGCTAACAAATATCCATTGGAAGGTTATGCTTTGGATGGAAAAGAATTAGGTGATGATGTAAAACCAAATCACGAAAAATTAAGTGCTCATTCTTTTGTTCCTGAAGAAGTAAAAAAAGCATTAATGGAAAAATACAAACACCCAATTGCTAAAGGAATTGAAGAACAAGCCAAAAAAGTAGGCGGTCACGGCGGAATGGATTTTATTATGGATTATCGTTTAATTCACTGCCTTCAAAAAGGACTTCCGCTAGACATGGACGTTTACGATTTAGCCGAATGGTCTTGTTTAGGTCCTTTAACAGAAATCTCGCTTGATAACGGTTCTGCTCCTGTAGAAATCCCGGATTTTACCCGCGGAGGCTGGAATAAATTGAAAAAATTAGAGTTTTCAGAGTAA